Proteins found in one Homalodisca vitripennis isolate AUS2020 chromosome 4, UT_GWSS_2.1, whole genome shotgun sequence genomic segment:
- the LOC124360121 gene encoding facilitated trehalose transporter Tret1-like, producing the protein MVKCLSRGLVNQYIAGASACLSVVNSAACYGWVTPILDNILGPDSVIPMTEEEASLAISISELPGLIVPLPIGFLSNYIGRKPVLLASGPLFIISWLMIVLWPSMAMLMVARIIQGIAVSLAFTAAPVYLGEIASDSFRGNITSIFFNCWWLGYLVEYAVGPYLSFIPFTYFTLALNVPFLVLFFWQLDSPYYYMMKGNEEKALESLQWFRDSTPEGLKEELEKIKLSSEDLKKSLSMWDIVATPEDRKALMLLMSLTAVRLLSGAGSLLVYATNIFDHTPNCLISSDNATIMFGTVMLIGGCISSFTSDSLGRRPLLMISCIGSFICQLFTGIYYYLLFNTSWDVSGYSWIAVALIILYSGLCSFGMFPVCAAYTSELFTSNTRGIASSLSTINANGVSFIALVAYQPTTDFLGLYANFIIYAVIVFVGGIYFYFAAPETKGKSFHEIRTELCANTS; encoded by the exons ATGGTAAAGTGTCTATCCAGAGGATTGGTCAACCAATATATCGCTGGCGCATCAG CATGCCTCAGCGTCGTGAACTCCGCCGCTTGTTACGGATGGGTCACACCTATCCTAGACAACATACTGGGACCTGACAGTGTGATTCCTATGACTGAGGAGGAAGCGTCTCTGGCGATCTCTATTTCTGAACTTCCAGGTCTAATAGTTCCACTGCCTATTGGATTCTTGTCCAACTACATAGGCCGCAAACCCGTCCTTTTGGCCTCTGGGCCTCTCTTCATCATCAGCTGGCTCATGATCGTCCTCTGGCCATCGATGGCAATGCTCATGGTCGCTCGGATCATTCAAGGCATCGCTGTCAGTCTGGCGTTCACAGCAGCACCAGTCTACTTGGGCGAAATTGCGAGTGACTCTTTCAGGGGAAACATAACAAGTATATTCTTCAACTGTTGGTGGCTCGGATATCTTGTGGAATATGCGGTTGGTCCTTACCTTAGTTTTATCCCCTTCACGTACTTTACACTTGCCTTAAACGTGccttttctagttttatttttttggcaACTCGATAGCCCCTATTATTACATGATGAAGGGCAACGAAGAAAAGGCACTGGAATCGTTGCAATGGTTTAGGGACTCTACTCCTGAAGGACTGAAAGAGGaactagaaaaaataaaactgagcAGTGAGGATCTCAAGAAGTCGCTCAGTATGTGGGACATTGTAGCTACTCCAGAAGACAGGAAAGCACTCATGTTACTAATGTCCCTGACGGCTGTCAGACTTTTAAGTGGTGCTGGCTCGCTTTTAGTTTATGCTACTAACATATTTGATCACACTCCTAATTGTTTAATATCATCTGATAATGCTACCATAATGTTTGGAACTGTTATGTTAATTGGAGGTTGCATTAGTTCATTTACGTCCGACTCGCTTGGAAGAAGACCTCTTTTAATGATATCTTGCATTGGCTCTTTTATTTGCCAATTATTTAcaggaatttattattatttgttgttcaATACTTCTTGGGATGTGTCTGGTTACAGTTGGATAGCCGTagctttaattatattatattcaggATTATGTTCCTTTGGAATGTTTCCAGTTTGTGCTGCGTACACATCAGAACTGTTTACTTCTAATACCAGAGGCATAGCTTCTAGCCTTAGTACCATTAATGCTAATGGAGTGTCATTCATTGCTCTTGTGGCGTACCAACCAACTACTGACTTTTTGGGACTTTAcgccaattttattatttatgcagTGATCGTTTTTGTTGGAGGCATTTACTTTTATTTCGCGGCACCAGAAACAAAAGGGAAATCATTTCATGAAATTAGAACAGAACTGTGTGCAAACACGTCGTAA